The proteins below are encoded in one region of Streptomyces ficellus:
- the tsf gene encoding translation elongation factor Ts — protein MANYTAADVKKLRELTGAGMMDCKKALDEADGNVDKAVEALRIKGQKGVAKREGRSAENGAVVSVLSDDNTSGVLVELKCETDFVAKGEKFQSVAKALAEHVAKTSPADIEALLASEIEAGKTVQAYVDEANANLGEKIVLDRFAQFSGGFVAAYMHRTMPDLPPQIGVLVELDKENAEVAKGIAQHIAAFAPKYLSKDDVPAEVVEAERRVAEETTRAEGKPEAALPKIVEGRLNGFFKDATLLGQPYALDNKKSVQKVLDEAGVTLKRFSRIKVGI, from the coding sequence ATGGCGAACTACACCGCCGCTGACGTCAAGAAGCTCCGCGAGCTCACCGGCGCCGGCATGATGGACTGCAAGAAGGCGCTCGACGAGGCCGACGGCAACGTCGACAAGGCCGTCGAGGCCCTGCGCATCAAGGGCCAGAAGGGCGTCGCCAAGCGCGAGGGCCGCTCCGCCGAGAACGGCGCCGTCGTCTCCGTGCTCTCCGACGACAACACCTCCGGTGTCCTCGTCGAGCTGAAGTGCGAGACGGACTTCGTCGCCAAGGGCGAGAAGTTCCAGAGCGTCGCCAAGGCCCTCGCCGAGCACGTCGCCAAGACGTCCCCCGCCGACATCGAGGCGCTGCTCGCGTCCGAGATCGAGGCCGGCAAGACCGTCCAGGCGTACGTCGACGAGGCCAACGCCAACCTCGGCGAGAAGATCGTCCTCGACCGGTTCGCGCAGTTCTCCGGCGGTTTCGTCGCGGCGTACATGCACCGCACCATGCCGGACCTGCCCCCGCAGATCGGTGTCCTCGTCGAGCTCGACAAGGAGAACGCCGAGGTCGCGAAGGGCATCGCCCAGCACATCGCCGCCTTCGCCCCGAAGTACCTCTCCAAGGACGACGTCCCGGCCGAGGTCGTCGAGGCCGAGCGCCGCGTCGCCGAGGAGACCACCCGCGCCGAGGGCAAGCCCGAGGCCGCGCTCCCGAAGATCGTCGAGGGTCGCCTCAACGGCTTCTTCAAGGACGCCACCCTCCTGGGTCAGCCGTACGCGCTCGACAACAAGAAGTCCGTCCAGAAGGTCCTGGACGAGGCCGGTGTCACCCTGAAGCGCTTCAGCCGCATCAAGGTCGGCATCTGA
- the pyrH gene encoding UMP kinase, whose amino-acid sequence MNQGAAQGDDNTGKNVAGRFMLKLSGEAFAGGGGLGVDPDVVHAIAREIAAVVRDGAQIAVVIGGGNFFRGAELQVRGMDRARSDYMGMLGTVMNCLALQDFLEKEGIDSRVQTAITMGQVAEPYIPLRAVRHLEKGRVVIFGAGMGMPYFSTDTTAAQRALEIDAEALLMGKNGVDGVYDSDPKANPDAVKFDALEYGEVLSRDLRVADATAITLCRDNNLPILVFELLAAGNIARAVKGEKIGTLVSDQGTRT is encoded by the coding sequence ATGAACCAGGGCGCCGCACAGGGCGACGACAACACCGGTAAAAATGTCGCCGGTCGCTTCATGCTGAAGCTGTCCGGCGAGGCGTTCGCCGGCGGTGGGGGCCTCGGCGTCGATCCCGACGTCGTACACGCCATCGCGCGCGAGATCGCCGCGGTCGTCCGCGACGGCGCGCAGATCGCCGTCGTGATCGGCGGCGGCAACTTCTTCCGCGGCGCGGAGCTGCAGGTACGCGGCATGGACCGGGCCCGCTCCGACTACATGGGCATGCTCGGTACGGTCATGAACTGCCTCGCCCTCCAGGACTTCCTGGAGAAGGAGGGCATCGACTCCCGGGTCCAGACCGCCATCACCATGGGGCAGGTCGCCGAGCCGTACATCCCGCTGCGCGCGGTCCGCCACCTGGAGAAGGGCCGCGTCGTGATCTTCGGCGCGGGCATGGGCATGCCCTACTTCTCCACGGACACCACCGCCGCCCAGCGCGCCCTGGAGATCGACGCGGAAGCCCTCCTGATGGGCAAGAACGGGGTGGACGGGGTCTACGACTCCGACCCCAAGGCCAACCCGGACGCGGTGAAGTTCGACGCGCTGGAGTACGGCGAGGTGCTCTCCCGCGACCTCAGGGTCGCCGACGCCACCGCCATCACCCTCTGCCGCGACAACAACCTCCCGATCCTCGTCTTCGAGCTGCTCGCGGCGGGCAATATCGCCCGGGCCGTGAAGGGTGAGAAGATCGGCACTCTCGTGAGCGACCAGGGCACCAGGACCTGA
- the dprA gene encoding DNA-processing protein DprA, which produces MNQRVTEGERRARAALTRVVEPGDEHGGRWLRELGAEELLRRLTSARYEADALTGASERRIHGFRLRAARAEPDRDLAAAEACGARLVVPGDPEWPSQLDDLGDARPVGLWVRGRPDLRRWALRSVAVVGARACTPYGAHMAATLASGLAERGWVVVSGAAFGVDGAAHRGALAAAGATVAVLACGVDVAYPRGHAGLIGRIAEQGLLVGELPPGAHPTPSRFILRNRVIAALTRGTVVVEAEYRSGSLVTARAAQRLGRFTMGVPGPATSGLSAGVHELLRGEAELVTDAAEVAELIGDIGDLAPPRRGPVLPRDLLDPLSARVLEALPPRGRTAAGTDIARDAGTTVDEALGRLYELHSLGFVERHGQDWQLTAEAARRPNARRGGA; this is translated from the coding sequence ATGAACCAGAGGGTGACCGAGGGAGAGCGACGGGCGCGGGCGGCGTTGACGCGGGTCGTCGAACCGGGTGATGAACACGGCGGACGGTGGCTGCGCGAGCTGGGAGCGGAGGAACTGTTACGGCGGCTGACCAGTGCGCGATACGAGGCCGATGCGCTCACCGGGGCGAGCGAGCGGCGGATCCACGGCTTCCGGCTGCGGGCGGCGCGGGCCGAGCCCGACCGGGACCTCGCGGCGGCCGAGGCGTGCGGCGCGCGGCTCGTCGTACCGGGCGACCCGGAGTGGCCCAGCCAGCTCGACGACCTCGGCGACGCCCGCCCCGTCGGCCTGTGGGTCCGCGGCCGGCCCGACCTCCGCCGCTGGGCGCTGCGCTCCGTCGCCGTCGTCGGGGCCCGGGCCTGCACGCCCTACGGGGCGCACATGGCGGCCACCCTGGCCTCCGGGCTCGCCGAGCGCGGCTGGGTCGTCGTCTCCGGCGCGGCCTTCGGCGTCGACGGCGCCGCCCACCGGGGCGCGCTGGCCGCCGCCGGGGCGACCGTCGCCGTGCTCGCCTGCGGGGTCGACGTCGCCTACCCGCGCGGCCACGCCGGGCTCATCGGGCGCATCGCCGAACAGGGCCTGCTCGTCGGCGAGTTGCCGCCGGGCGCCCACCCGACGCCGAGCCGGTTCATCCTCCGCAACCGGGTGATCGCCGCGCTCACACGGGGCACCGTCGTCGTCGAGGCCGAGTACCGCAGCGGCTCCCTGGTGACCGCCCGCGCCGCACAGCGACTCGGCCGGTTCACCATGGGCGTCCCCGGACCCGCCACCAGCGGGCTCTCGGCCGGGGTGCACGAGCTGCTGCGCGGCGAGGCCGAGCTCGTCACCGACGCGGCGGAGGTCGCCGAGCTGATCGGCGACATCGGTGACCTGGCCCCTCCCCGGCGCGGACCGGTCCTGCCCAGGGACCTCCTCGACCCGCTCAGCGCCCGGGTGCTCGAAGCCCTGCCCCCGAGGGGCCGGACCGCCGCCGGCACCGACATCGCGCGTGATGCCGGGACCACCGTCGACGAGGCGCTCGGCAGGCTGTACGAACTCCACTCCCTGGGGTTCGTCGAACGCCACGGCCAGGACTGGCAACTGACCGCCGAGGCCGCACGTCGCCCGAACGCCCGGCGAGGCGGTGCTTGA
- a CDS encoding NUDIX hydrolase — protein MAEDAPLEGDRHPAGDMPLRRVARVVLLDPQDRILLLHGYEPDDPSDTWWFTPGGGVEGDETREEAALRELAEETGLTDVELGPVLWQRVCSFPFAGRRWHQDEWYYLARTTRTEVALGALTELESRSVAGLRWWTSAELSATRETVYPTRLAELLRTLLDEGPPGRPVVLAPEIV, from the coding sequence ATGGCTGAGGACGCCCCGCTGGAGGGTGACCGGCACCCGGCCGGGGACATGCCCCTGCGGCGGGTGGCCCGGGTCGTCCTGCTCGACCCGCAGGACCGCATCCTGCTGCTCCACGGCTACGAACCGGACGACCCGTCCGACACCTGGTGGTTCACCCCCGGCGGCGGCGTCGAGGGCGACGAGACCCGGGAGGAGGCCGCGCTGCGCGAGCTGGCCGAGGAGACCGGTCTCACGGACGTGGAGCTCGGCCCGGTGCTGTGGCAGCGGGTCTGCTCCTTTCCCTTCGCCGGGCGCCGCTGGCACCAGGACGAGTGGTACTACCTGGCCCGTACGACCCGGACGGAGGTGGCCCTCGGCGCGCTCACGGAGCTGGAGAGCCGCAGTGTCGCGGGGCTGAGGTGGTGGACCTCCGCCGAACTGTCGGCGACGCGTGAGACGGTGTACCCGACACGACTCGCCGAGCTGCTGCGCACGCTGCTCGACGAGGGACCCCCTGGCAGGCCGGTGGTCCTCGCCCCGGAAATCGTCTAG
- a CDS encoding DUF2469 domain-containing protein translates to MSAEDLEKYETEMELKLYREYRDVVGLFKYVIETERRFYLTNDYEMQVHSVQGEVFFEVSMADAWVWDMYRPARFVKQVRVLTFKDVNIEELNKTDLELPGS, encoded by the coding sequence ATGAGCGCCGAGGACCTCGAGAAGTACGAGACCGAGATGGAGCTGAAGCTCTACCGGGAGTACCGCGATGTCGTCGGTCTGTTCAAATACGTGATCGAGACCGAGCGTCGTTTCTACCTCACCAATGACTACGAGATGCAGGTGCACTCGGTGCAGGGCGAGGTGTTCTTCGAGGTGTCCATGGCGGACGCGTGGGTCTGGGACATGTACAGGCCGGCACGGTTCGTCAAGCAGGTGCGTGTCCTGACGTTCAAGGACGTGAACATCGAGGAGCTCAACAAGACCGACCTGGAGCTCCCCGGAAGCTGA
- a CDS encoding TetR/AcrR family transcriptional regulator produces the protein MAEHRTMQRGALLDAARSLLSEGGTEALTFPALAERTGLARSSVYEYFRSRAAVVEELCAVDFPLWAAEVEAAMQRVDSPEDKVEAYVRAQLDLVGDRRHRAVVAISASELDDGAREKIRAAHGGLVAMIVEALAELGQEQPRLAAMLLQGVVDAAVRRIELGAAEDPTAIAETAVSMVLRGVRSAGA, from the coding sequence GTGGCCGAGCACCGGACCATGCAGCGCGGCGCCCTGCTGGACGCCGCGCGTTCCCTGCTGTCCGAAGGCGGTACGGAGGCGCTGACCTTCCCCGCCCTCGCCGAGCGCACCGGCCTCGCCCGGTCCTCCGTCTACGAGTACTTCCGCTCGCGCGCCGCCGTCGTCGAAGAGCTGTGCGCCGTCGACTTCCCCCTGTGGGCGGCGGAGGTCGAAGCGGCGATGCAGCGGGTGGACAGCCCGGAGGACAAGGTCGAGGCGTACGTGCGCGCCCAGCTGGACCTCGTCGGCGACCGGCGCCACCGGGCGGTCGTCGCCATCTCCGCGAGCGAACTCGACGACGGCGCCCGCGAGAAGATCCGCGCGGCGCACGGCGGACTCGTCGCGATGATCGTCGAGGCGCTGGCGGAGCTGGGACAGGAACAGCCGCGGCTCGCCGCGATGCTGCTCCAGGGCGTGGTCGACGCGGCGGTGCGCCGCATCGAGCTCGGCGCCGCGGAGGACCCGACGGCCATCGCCGAGACGGCCGTGTCGATGGTGCTGCGGGGCGTGCGGAGCGCGGGCGCGTAG
- a CDS encoding YraN family protein: MNATGALGRYGEDLAVRRLGEAGMATLARNWRCGRAGEIDIVARDGDTVVICEVKTRRGGGFEHPMAAVTPAKAERLRRLAACWLERHGGPPPGGLRIDLVGVVLPRRGAPVVEHVRGVA, encoded by the coding sequence ATGAACGCGACGGGGGCACTCGGGCGGTACGGCGAGGACCTGGCGGTCCGCCGGCTCGGTGAGGCGGGGATGGCGACGCTCGCCCGGAACTGGCGGTGCGGGCGGGCCGGGGAGATCGACATCGTCGCCCGTGACGGTGACACGGTGGTCATCTGCGAGGTCAAGACCCGCAGAGGGGGCGGATTCGAGCACCCCATGGCGGCGGTGACCCCCGCCAAGGCGGAACGGCTGCGGCGACTGGCCGCGTGCTGGCTCGAACGGCACGGCGGGCCGCCGCCGGGCGGACTGCGCATCGACCTGGTCGGGGTGGTGCTGCCCCGGCGCGGCGCGCCCGTCGTCGAGCACGTGCGAGGGGTGGCCTGA
- the rpsB gene encoding 30S ribosomal protein S2: MAVVTMRELLESGVHFGHQTRRWNPKMKRFIFTERNGIYIIDLLQSLSYIDRAYEFVKETVAHGGSIMFVGTKKQAQEAIAEQATRVGMPYVNQRWLGGMLTNFSTVYKRLQRLKELEAIDFEDVAASGLTKKELLVLSREKAKLEKTLGGIREMQKVPSAVWIVDTKKEHIAVGEARKLHIPVVAILDTNCDPDEVDYKIPGNDDAIRSVTLLTRVIADAVAEGLIARSGAATGDQKPGEKAAGEPLAEWERDLLEGGEKKAESDEAAEKPAETPAAEAPAAEAAPAEAPAADAEQA, translated from the coding sequence ATGGCCGTCGTCACGATGCGGGAGCTGCTGGAGAGCGGCGTCCACTTCGGTCACCAGACCCGTCGCTGGAACCCGAAGATGAAGCGCTTCATCTTCACCGAGCGCAACGGCATCTACATCATCGACCTGCTCCAGTCGCTGTCGTACATCGACCGCGCCTACGAGTTCGTCAAGGAGACCGTCGCGCACGGCGGCTCCATCATGTTCGTCGGTACGAAGAAGCAGGCCCAGGAGGCCATCGCCGAGCAGGCGACGCGCGTCGGCATGCCGTACGTCAACCAGCGCTGGCTGGGTGGCATGCTCACCAACTTCTCCACCGTCTACAAGCGCCTTCAGCGTCTGAAGGAGCTCGAGGCGATTGACTTCGAGGACGTCGCCGCGTCCGGTCTCACCAAGAAGGAGCTTCTCGTGCTGTCGCGCGAGAAGGCCAAGCTGGAGAAGACCCTCGGTGGTATCCGCGAGATGCAGAAGGTGCCGAGCGCCGTCTGGATCGTCGACACCAAGAAGGAGCACATCGCCGTCGGTGAGGCGCGCAAGCTCCACATCCCGGTCGTCGCGATCCTCGACACCAACTGCGACCCCGACGAGGTCGACTACAAGATCCCGGGCAACGACGACGCGATCCGCTCCGTCACCCTGCTCACCCGCGTGATCGCCGACGCCGTCGCCGAGGGCCTCATCGCCCGTTCCGGCGCCGCGACCGGCGACCAGAAGCCGGGCGAGAAGGCCGCCGGCGAGCCGCTCGCCGAGTGGGAGCGCGACCTGCTCGAGGGTGGCGAGAAGAAGGCGGAGTCCGACGAGGCCGCCGAGAAGCCGGCCGAGACCCCGGCCGCCGAGGCCCCGGCTGCCGAGGCCGCCCCGGCCGAGGCTCCGGCCGCGGACGCCGAGCAGGCCTGA
- a CDS encoding YifB family Mg chelatase-like AAA ATPase — protein MGFARTCSVALVGVEGVVVEVQADLEPGVPAFTLVGLPDKSLTESRDRVRAAIVNSDAEWPQKKLTVGLSPASVPKGGSGFDLAVAAAVLGAAERVDPRTIADLVLIGELGLDGRVRPVRGVLPAVLAAAEAGYQQVVVPEQTAGEAALVPGVSVLGVRTLRQLIAVLADEPVPEEEPDEAGRPDAILAGLFVPGAGVGTGLSPDPADGPDLADVAGQRHARLALEVAAAGGHHLLLSGPPGAGKTMLAERLPGVLPPLTRQEALEVTAVHSVAGLLPPGEPLVRRPPYCAPHHSATMQSLVGGGSGLPRPGAVSLAHRGVLFMDEAPEFSGKALDALRQPLESGHVVVARSAGVVRLPARFLMVLAANPCPCGRHTLHGSGCECPASVIRRYQARLSGPLLDRVDLRVEVEPVTRADLLAQGGRGESTEAVAARALEARARAAARLDGTPWNVNCEVPGHELRTRWQVAPGALATAERDIERGLLTARGLDRVLRVAWTLADLAGRARPGPDDVQLALELRTGIARGVPLAVGQTR, from the coding sequence ATGGGGTTCGCACGGACGTGCTCGGTGGCCCTGGTCGGCGTCGAAGGAGTGGTCGTCGAGGTCCAGGCGGACCTCGAACCCGGCGTTCCGGCGTTCACCCTGGTCGGCCTCCCTGACAAGAGCCTCACGGAGAGCCGCGACCGGGTGCGGGCGGCGATCGTCAACTCGGACGCCGAGTGGCCGCAGAAGAAGCTCACGGTCGGACTCAGCCCGGCCTCCGTACCCAAGGGGGGTTCGGGATTCGACCTCGCCGTCGCAGCAGCGGTACTCGGCGCGGCGGAGCGCGTCGACCCCAGGACGATCGCCGACCTCGTCCTCATCGGTGAGCTGGGGCTCGACGGGAGGGTCCGGCCCGTGCGCGGGGTGCTGCCCGCGGTGCTCGCCGCCGCCGAGGCCGGCTACCAGCAGGTCGTCGTCCCGGAGCAGACGGCCGGAGAGGCCGCGCTGGTGCCGGGCGTCTCCGTCCTCGGCGTCCGGACCCTGCGGCAGCTGATCGCCGTCCTCGCGGACGAACCCGTGCCCGAGGAGGAACCGGACGAGGCCGGGCGGCCCGACGCGATACTGGCCGGGCTGTTCGTCCCCGGCGCCGGTGTCGGCACCGGGCTGAGCCCCGACCCGGCCGACGGGCCCGACCTCGCCGACGTCGCCGGGCAACGGCACGCGCGCCTCGCTCTGGAGGTCGCCGCCGCCGGCGGTCACCACCTGCTGCTGTCCGGCCCGCCCGGCGCCGGCAAGACGATGCTCGCCGAGCGACTGCCCGGCGTCCTGCCGCCTCTCACCCGCCAGGAAGCACTGGAGGTCACCGCGGTCCACTCGGTGGCGGGCCTCCTGCCACCGGGCGAGCCCCTCGTGCGCCGGCCGCCGTACTGCGCGCCGCACCACTCGGCGACCATGCAGTCCCTCGTCGGCGGCGGCAGCGGCCTGCCCCGGCCCGGAGCCGTCTCGCTGGCGCACCGCGGCGTGCTCTTCATGGACGAGGCGCCCGAGTTCTCCGGCAAAGCGCTGGACGCCCTGCGACAGCCCCTGGAGTCGGGACACGTCGTGGTGGCGCGCAGCGCCGGCGTCGTACGGCTGCCCGCCCGGTTCCTCATGGTGCTGGCCGCCAACCCCTGCCCGTGCGGGCGGCACACCCTGCACGGGTCGGGCTGCGAATGCCCCGCGTCGGTCATCCGCCGCTACCAGGCCCGGCTGTCGGGGCCGCTGCTCGACCGCGTCGACCTGCGCGTCGAGGTCGAACCGGTGACCCGCGCCGACCTGCTCGCCCAGGGCGGGCGCGGCGAATCCACCGAAGCGGTCGCCGCCCGCGCCCTGGAAGCCCGGGCACGTGCCGCCGCCCGCCTCGACGGCACGCCCTGGAACGTCAACTGCGAAGTGCCCGGCCACGAGCTCCGCACCCGCTGGCAGGTCGCCCCCGGCGCCCTCGCCACCGCCGAACGGGACATCGAACGGGGCCTGCTCACCGCGCGCGGCCTGGACCGGGTCCTGCGCGTCGCCTGGACCCTCGCCGACCTCGCCGGCCGCGCCCGCCCCGGCCCCGACGACGTCCAGCTGGCACTGGAGTTGCGCACCGGAATCGCCCGGGGCGTACCCCTGGCGGTCGGCCAGACGCGGTGA
- the whiG gene encoding RNA polymerase sigma factor WhiG, with translation MPQHTSGSDRAAVPPAARGTVRPPAPSSLDELWRSYKDTGDERLREQLILHYSPLVKYVAGRVSVGLPSNVEQADFVSSGVFGLIDAIEKFDIERSIKFETYAITRIRGAMIDELRALDWIPRSVRQKARAVERAYATLEAQLRRTPSEGEVAAEMGIALEELHAVFSQLSLANVVALEELLHVGGEGGDRLSLMDTLEDTAADDPVEVAEDRELRRMLARAINTLPEREKTVVTLYYYEGLTLAEIGNVLGVTESRVSQIHTKSVLQLRAKLADVGR, from the coding sequence ATGCCCCAGCACACCTCCGGGTCCGACCGCGCAGCGGTGCCCCCCGCTGCCCGGGGCACCGTGCGCCCGCCCGCACCCTCGTCACTCGACGAGCTGTGGCGGTCGTACAAGGACACGGGCGACGAGCGGCTGCGGGAACAGCTGATCCTGCACTACTCGCCGCTGGTGAAGTACGTCGCGGGCCGGGTGAGCGTCGGCCTCCCCTCCAACGTCGAGCAGGCCGACTTTGTGTCGTCCGGGGTCTTCGGCCTCATCGACGCGATCGAGAAGTTCGACATCGAGCGGTCGATCAAGTTCGAGACGTACGCCATCACCCGGATCCGCGGCGCGATGATCGACGAACTCCGGGCCCTGGACTGGATCCCCCGCTCCGTACGGCAGAAGGCGCGGGCCGTGGAGCGCGCCTACGCCACCCTGGAGGCCCAGCTCCGGCGCACCCCCTCGGAGGGCGAGGTCGCGGCCGAAATGGGTATCGCGCTCGAAGAACTGCACGCGGTTTTCAGCCAGTTGTCCCTGGCGAACGTCGTCGCCCTGGAGGAGCTGCTGCACGTCGGCGGTGAGGGCGGCGACCGGCTCAGCCTCATGGACACCCTGGAGGACACCGCCGCGGACGACCCCGTCGAGGTGGCCGAGGACCGCGAGCTGCGGCGGATGCTCGCCCGGGCCATCAACACCCTGCCCGAGCGCGAGAAGACCGTGGTCACGCTGTACTACTACGAAGGCCTCACCCTGGCCGAGATCGGCAACGTCCTCGGCGTCACCGAGAGCCGCGTCAGCCAGATCCACACCAAATCGGTCCTCCAGCTGCGCGCGAAGCTGGCCGATGTAGGACGCTGA
- a CDS encoding M23 family metallopeptidase, translated as MYSTAFALALSVLTALTATWPVGPPRPAVVRGWEPPASAYGPGHRGVDLAAPPGTEVRAAAAGRVSFAGPVAGRGVLSITHPSTGTPPLRTTYEPVRPLVRPGTEVTAGQLVAVVSGPPSHCAPVCLHWGLRRGDTYLNPLTLLPRPPSRLLPLTPP; from the coding sequence ATGTACTCCACCGCGTTCGCCCTCGCCCTGTCCGTCCTCACGGCCCTCACCGCCACCTGGCCGGTCGGCCCGCCGCGCCCCGCTGTCGTACGCGGCTGGGAGCCTCCCGCCTCGGCGTACGGGCCGGGCCACCGCGGTGTCGACCTCGCCGCCCCGCCGGGCACGGAGGTCCGCGCTGCGGCGGCCGGCCGGGTCTCGTTCGCGGGCCCGGTGGCGGGCCGGGGCGTCCTGTCGATCACGCACCCCTCCACCGGCACCCCGCCCCTGCGCACCACCTACGAGCCGGTCCGCCCCCTGGTCCGCCCGGGCACCGAGGTCACGGCGGGCCAGCTCGTGGCGGTCGTCTCGGGACCCCCGTCCCACTGCGCCCCGGTCTGCCTCCACTGGGGCCTGCGCCGCGGCGACACCTACCTCAACCCCCTGACCCTGCTCCCCCGCCCACCCTCCCGCCTACTCCCCCTCACGCCCCCCTGA
- the lepB gene encoding signal peptidase I, which produces MGTNDTTDGGRGRLGSVLSGLAVAVGCLLLLGGFAWGALTYQPYTVPTDSMSPTVEVGDRVLAQRIDGADVRRGDVVVFQDAAWGDVPMLKRVVAVGGDKVACCDAGGRLTINGKPVEEPYLRSGGPASTATFSVAVPEGQLFLLGDERMGSQDSRVHLQDPGHGAVPRGAVSARVDAVAWPRTAMVDRPQAFAPLPGGVSRPGPVKLVVASVVAGSVLILGGAAYGPIARRLSGTGRTRTGAGTHG; this is translated from the coding sequence ATGGGCACGAACGACACGACGGACGGCGGCCGCGGCCGCCTCGGCAGCGTGCTGTCGGGGCTGGCCGTGGCCGTCGGCTGTCTGCTCCTCCTCGGAGGCTTCGCCTGGGGAGCGCTCACCTACCAGCCCTACACCGTGCCGACCGATTCGATGTCGCCGACCGTCGAGGTCGGGGACCGGGTGCTGGCGCAGCGGATAGACGGGGCCGATGTCCGGCGCGGGGACGTCGTGGTCTTCCAGGACGCAGCCTGGGGCGATGTGCCGATGCTCAAGCGGGTCGTCGCCGTGGGCGGTGACAAGGTCGCCTGTTGCGATGCGGGAGGCCGGCTCACGATCAACGGCAAGCCCGTCGAAGAACCGTATCTCCGGTCCGGGGGCCCCGCTTCCACGGCGACCTTCTCCGTCGCGGTGCCCGAGGGACAGCTCTTCCTGCTCGGTGACGAGCGCATGGGTTCGCAGGACTCCCGCGTCCACCTCCAGGACCCCGGGCACGGCGCGGTGCCGCGCGGCGCGGTGAGCGCCCGGGTGGACGCCGTGGCGTGGCCGCGGACCGCGATGGTGGACCGGCCGCAGGCGTTCGCGCCCCTGCCCGGCGGTGTGTCGCGGCCCGGCCCGGTGAAGCTCGTGGTCGCGTCGGTGGTAGCCGGGTCGGTACTGATCCTGGGCGGCGCGGCGTACGGGCCGATCGCGCGGCGGCTGTCCGGGACGGGCCGGACGCGCACCGGGGCGGGTACGCATGGCTGA